A stretch of DNA from Clupea harengus unplaced genomic scaffold, Ch_v2.0.2, whole genome shotgun sequence:
acacagagaatgaactcacacacacagaacggactcacacacacacacagaatggactcacacacagattatggacacacacacacagaatggactcacacacacagaactgactcacacacacacagaatggactcacacacacagaacggactcacccacacacacagaatggactcacacacagattatggacacacacacacagaacggactcacacacacacacagaatggactcacacacagattatggacacacacacacagagaaaatcgACTCACAGATGAATACAAGACCCCCCATGACCCTTTGTACCATCGTTCCCTAATTGCGTTTGGGATATTGATGAGGGgtttctgcatatgtgtgtgtgtgtgtgtgtgtgtgagtgtgtgtgagtctgtgtgtgtgtgtgtgtgtgtgtgtgtttcatatgtgtgtgtgtgtgtgtgtgtgtgtgtgtgtttcacatgtgtgtgtgtgtgtgtgtgtgtgtgtgtgtgtgtgtgtgtgtgtgtgtgtgttccacagctcCATTACCACTCTGAGACCATTGAAGCCCTGAAGAATCTGTGGAAGGAAGCGACCTCCTCTCTGCATTGTGATGTCATAGACCCACCAGCCACTGAGCAGCAGGAGTGGGATCTCTCTGTCCCCACCCTCAGACAGGTGCAGCATAttccacaccacaacacactataccacaccacaccacactataccacaacacaccacaccacacaccacaccacaccacaccacgctataccacaccacaccacactataccacaacacaccacaccacaccacaccacactatacCACACCAAGTCgtaccacaacacaccacatcacaccacacaccacaccacacaccataccacaacacaccacaccacaccacaccacaccacatatcacaccacaccacactatacCACACCACGTcataccacaacacaccacaccacaacacaccacacaacacaccacatcacatcatACCGCACCACATCACATCCAACCAAACGACACACCACGCTATAACACATCACactacaccacagcacaccaaacCACTCTACccaacaccacatcacaccacaccacagcacaccacaccacaacacaacacaccacaccacaccacaacacaccacatcacagtGAGCAGTCACaactatctctatctctttataaCCCACTGCTGAACTGAATGACAGGCCAGACTCCCGGTCTCAAAACGGTAGCGTACTCAATAACCAAGCCAGTCCAATCTTCCGTTCTGTGTTTGCATTGAAacatttgtgtgcatttttaTTCATCAAGCACACTTTAACCAGTAGTAGCATAAAACGCGTGAATAAAACCCTTATTTCATTTAGACCAGAAGCCTGCCGCCCCTAACCCACGTCTGCTCCATGTCCATCTCTGCAGGCGGTGTTGGCTCTGCCCAAACTAGACTCggcggtggaggtggaggtggagatggagggcCTCCGCAGGGGGGGGGCTCTGGATCAGCTCAACGCCCTGCTGCTGGTTCTCCAGTCCCCCCCTGAGCCTCCTCCATCCCTGACACGAGCCACCATTGGGTGAGTATGGACAGACACGCCCCCTCACTCAACCCCCATTGGGTGAgtatggacagacagacaagcagccaGAGGCTTATCGTATCAGGGAAACTCTATGGGAGTGCAGTCCATGGCAGTTTAGTGACGGTGCTGACTGCACCTCAGAGTGAAGCTGTACGTTTTCTTACACTAGGAAGTTTCCACATCAGTTTTCTGTAGAAAAAAAGTGGGTAACAGTAGTGACAGTGGTATTTGGGCACATGGTCTGATGGTGATGACTGTTCTAGCAGTGTTACCATGATGATAGTTGTGTTGTGGCAGTGTAACTATGGTGACAGTTGTGTTGTAGCAGTGTAACCATAGTGACAGATGTGTTGTAGCAGTGTATTGTGGAGAGAGTTGTGTTGTAGCAGTGTAACCATTTTGACAATTGTGTTATAGCAGTGTATTGTGGTAGCAGTCTAACCATCGCAGTCATGTTGTAGCAGTGTAACCATAGTGGACAGGTAGTGTCACCATGGTGACAGTGGAGTTGTAGCAGTGTAACCAGCAGTGTAGCCGGGAGTGTGACGCCTCTGACTGACTGTGCCTCAGGCTGCAGCTGTGGAGGGAGCTGGCGGACGGGTTGGTGCTGGAGGCCACGGGCCTGAGGCAGACTCTGGGGATGCCAGAGGTGAGGACCTGGTTGGAGATCCTGCCGGAACCGCAGGAGGAGTCCAGTGAGTCACACCAgcatgatacacacacgcacgcccgcacgcacgcacgcacgcacgcacgcacgcacgcacgcacgcacgcacgcacgcacgcacacacacacacacacacacaagaaaatgcacactcacatatgcaggAGGAGTCCAGTGAGTCACACCagcatgatacacacacacacacacacacacacacacacacacacacacaaaagaaaatgcacacacacacacacatatgcatatgtgaGATATAGTtgcccacacagagacacaaacagacacatacacatttatactGTATAAACGTGCACAAGAACACACTGTTGCTTTGAAGGTCTCTCACTCAAATGCATACTAGCGCCACTCCTCAGAATTACACTGAATGGCATCGCATTTTGCATTGACACTGAATGGCATCGCATTAACATTGAATGGCATCACATTAACACTGAATGGCATCGCATTAACACTGAATGGCATCGCATTAACACTGAATGGCATCGCATTGACATTGAATGGCATCGCATTGACACTGAATGGCATCGCATTGACACTGAATGGCATCGCATTGACACTGAATGGCATCGCATTGACATTGAATGGCATCGCATTTTGCATTGACATTGAATGGCATCGCATTGACACTGAATGGCATCGCATTAACACTGAATGGCATCGCATTAACACTGAATGGCATCGCATTAACACTGAATGGCATCGCATTGACATTGAATGGCATCGCATTGACACTGAATGGCATCGCATTGACACTGAATGGCATCGCATTGACACTGAATGGCATCGCATTGACACTGAATGGGATCGCATTGACATTGACACTGAATGGGATGTCTGTCCCCATCCATCCACAGGCACAAAGATCAAGAAGGAGAAGCCAGAGAAGAAAGGAGCGCCCCCGcccaaggaggagaagaagggagcgGGCGGCAGGGAGGACAAGAAGGGGACGCCCAGGTCCACCCCTGTGAAAGACAAACCTGCCGATGTGAGGAACATGATATGTTAACTATCACACGTGTCCATTCAGCAGATGCGTTCATTCAGGCACAACACCGTGTAATGCTTGTGGACTGCCACAAGAGGGCAGCACACTGCAAAACAGCAACTGCACAACCATAAAGCAGctaatatgaaaaaaaaaaaaaaaaaaagggattttCCCACCATAGTTAGCACATAATCCCTTGCTATAAAGGgcactgccacctagtggtgtaGAGACACATATCAGTTCAGTCAGTGGGGTGGGGAAAGAGATACACCTCCAAGTAAGTGCTAgattagcatgtagcatgtagcatatGAGATGGAGTTGAGCTGAGAGCAGAGGATGCTGAATTGGATTGGACCTTGATTTGGTCATAGTCTGGATTGCGTCCGATAGCATCTTAATAGAAAAGATGGTGATTGTAGGGAACCTTATTTACTTTAAACCTGAAGAACAATAACTGTTTGATTTGGACTTCATTGTA
This window harbors:
- the LOC122131274 gene encoding MYCBP-associated protein-like, encoding MEGLRRGGALDQLNALLLVLQSPPEPPPSLTRATIGLQLWRELADGLVLEATGLRQTLGMPEVRTWLEILPEPQEESSTKIKKEKPEKKGAPPPKEEKKGAGGREDKKGTPRSTPVKDKPADVRNMIC